A genomic region of Vitreimonas flagellata contains the following coding sequences:
- a CDS encoding peptidylprolyl isomerase — protein sequence MLTQMRSLTRGWVAYILLFLLVVAFAIWGINDAFNGVGSNSIAEVGGRKITPLQLSRELDIELRNRRNQGANVTRQDAIDAGFHERLLERLIARNALYSYADKLGVSVSDTAVANYIRAIPPAQNPVTGGFDQTAYNSLLQQLGFTGPEFEEVIRGDMTTEMLMNALVNGTRAPSSYGALLVAFQGETRTISVAEAPASVVGAIPAPTDAQVQTFYEENQEQLRLPEFRGLTLVRASVEDFVSRVDVPEARLREEFDARAPALTQPERRTYFRISAANEAQANDIVARLSRGEAPEAVAQAVGAQVLRGENQQRNEVTDSAVAAAVFEMQANAAPRVVRGQLTPFVVVRVQSVTAAQAPNFAALRDELRQAIAQDEAGELLSAAIGAFEDARAGGASITEAARTAGLPTTTIAAVEQGGRDQTGAPVEGVPEELLATAFETPEGEASDFLPYGDVDMVVAVDRIIPSTVRPLAEVREELVREWTNRERITRMRALGAEMVAAVQGGQTLAEAARARGFRMAVTSRPFSREEAEQIPSRGLSTQIFTQAEGSVVSDIAGPGAGILVASIESINRVDLAANPQLVEQARVQMQQQVMQSVGEAVQQEITDNANPRRNERLLEQQFRSSSAQAEDAAQ from the coding sequence ATGCTCACACAAATGCGAAGCCTCACGCGCGGCTGGGTTGCCTACATCCTGCTGTTCCTGCTCGTGGTTGCATTCGCCATCTGGGGCATCAACGACGCGTTCAATGGCGTGGGCTCAAACAGCATCGCCGAGGTCGGCGGTCGCAAGATCACGCCGCTCCAATTGTCGCGCGAGCTGGACATCGAATTGCGCAACCGGCGCAACCAAGGCGCCAACGTCACGCGGCAAGATGCGATTGACGCGGGCTTCCACGAGCGCCTGCTTGAACGGCTCATCGCGCGCAACGCGCTCTACTCGTACGCCGACAAGCTTGGCGTAAGCGTCAGCGACACGGCCGTGGCGAACTACATTCGCGCCATCCCGCCAGCGCAGAACCCGGTGACAGGCGGCTTTGACCAGACCGCCTACAATAGCCTGCTGCAGCAATTGGGGTTCACCGGCCCCGAGTTCGAAGAAGTCATTCGTGGCGATATGACCACGGAAATGCTGATGAATGCGCTGGTCAACGGCACGCGCGCGCCGTCAAGCTACGGCGCGCTACTGGTGGCGTTCCAAGGCGAAACGCGCACGATTAGCGTGGCCGAGGCGCCGGCGTCTGTTGTGGGCGCGATCCCCGCACCGACCGATGCGCAGGTTCAGACCTTCTACGAAGAGAACCAAGAGCAATTGCGGCTGCCCGAATTCCGCGGCCTGACGCTTGTGCGCGCCAGCGTGGAAGATTTCGTCTCGCGTGTGGATGTGCCGGAAGCGCGTTTGCGCGAAGAATTCGATGCGCGCGCCCCCGCGCTCACGCAACCTGAGCGCCGCACCTATTTCCGCATTAGCGCAGCGAACGAAGCGCAAGCGAACGACATCGTGGCCCGCCTCAGCCGTGGCGAAGCGCCGGAAGCCGTCGCCCAGGCCGTCGGCGCGCAAGTGCTGCGCGGTGAAAACCAACAGCGCAACGAAGTGACGGATTCAGCTGTCGCGGCCGCGGTGTTCGAGATGCAAGCGAACGCTGCGCCACGCGTCGTGCGCGGCCAACTCACACCGTTCGTGGTGGTGCGCGTTCAATCGGTCACGGCGGCGCAAGCGCCGAACTTTGCGGCTCTGCGTGATGAATTGCGCCAAGCCATCGCCCAAGACGAGGCCGGCGAATTGTTGAGCGCCGCCATCGGCGCCTTCGAAGACGCCCGCGCGGGCGGCGCAAGCATTACCGAGGCCGCCCGCACCGCCGGGCTGCCAACGACCACAATCGCCGCTGTCGAACAGGGCGGCCGTGACCAAACGGGCGCGCCCGTGGAAGGCGTCCCGGAGGAATTGCTGGCGACAGCTTTCGAAACGCCGGAAGGCGAAGCCAGCGACTTCTTGCCTTACGGCGATGTGGACATGGTGGTCGCCGTGGATCGCATCATTCCCTCGACCGTGCGCCCGCTCGCCGAGGTGCGTGAAGAATTGGTGCGTGAATGGACCAACCGCGAGCGCATCACGCGCATGCGCGCGTTGGGCGCGGAAATGGTTGCGGCTGTGCAAGGCGGCCAAACGCTGGCGGAGGCGGCGCGGGCGCGCGGCTTCCGCATGGCTGTGACCTCGCGTCCTTTCTCGCGTGAAGAAGCGGAGCAAATCCCATCGCGTGGTCTGTCGACCCAGATCTTCACACAGGCCGAAGGCTCGGTGGTGAGTGATATCGCTGGCCCCGGCGCCGGCATTCTTGTGGCTTCGATCGAGAGCATCAATCGCGTTGATCTCGCCGCCAATCCGCAACTCGTGGAGCAGGCGCGCGTGCAGATGCAGCAGCAAGTGATGCAAAGTGTCGGCGAAGCGGTACAGCAAGAGATCACGGACAACGCCAATCCGCGCCGCAACGAGCGCCTGCTTGAGCAACAATTCCGCAGCTCAAGCGCACAAGCAGAAGATGCCGCGCAATGA
- a CDS encoding anthranilate synthase component II — translation MILVIDNYDSFVYNLVHYVADFGVPTEVHRNDALSVADVLRRKPRAVILSPGPCTPNEAGICLELLNKAPADLPIFGVCLGHQAMGQAFGGDVVSAKEIMHGKVSDVTHRGGGVFRGLPSPFKATRYHSLAVKRDTFPADFTIDAETADGEVMGMSHKTRPLFGVQFHPESIASEHGHAMIANFLAAANLK, via the coding sequence ATGATCCTCGTCATCGATAATTACGACAGCTTCGTCTATAATCTCGTCCATTACGTCGCCGATTTCGGCGTGCCCACGGAAGTGCATCGCAACGATGCGCTGAGCGTCGCCGACGTGCTGAGGCGCAAGCCGCGCGCCGTGATCCTCTCGCCTGGCCCCTGTACGCCGAACGAAGCCGGCATCTGCCTTGAGCTCTTGAACAAGGCGCCCGCCGATCTGCCGATCTTTGGCGTCTGCTTGGGGCACCAGGCGATGGGGCAAGCCTTTGGCGGCGATGTCGTCAGCGCCAAAGAAATCATGCACGGCAAAGTCTCGGACGTGACGCATCGCGGCGGCGGAGTCTTCCGCGGCCTGCCCTCGCCCTTCAAAGCCACGCGCTATCACTCGCTGGCCGTGAAGCGCGACACCTTCCCCGCCGATTTCACGATCGACGCCGAAACAGCGGACGGCGAAGTGATGGGCATGTCGCACAAGACGCGGCCGTTGTTTGGCGTGCAATTCCACCCTGAATCGATCGCCTCCGAGCACGGCCACGCAATGATCGCGAACTTCCTTGCCGCGGCGAATTTGAAATGA
- the secG gene encoding preprotein translocase subunit SecG yields the protein MEVVVLSIHLLVCICLIGLVLLQRSEGGALGMGGGGGGSLMSGRGAADALAKMTQVAGGFFLVTSLTLTFLSSSGTANAGRSVFDNAPAEQSAPAIPTLPPASTTPDPTESSAPQAAETQLASAVTPGPAPASATPPATTPSIAARAAPIATPPATANRPATTQPASTRPAATQRTTPPTTTAANQPATRPLTIPNTSGAALTLDPAQIAPESGEAASNGVEAVRRERAGPDQ from the coding sequence ATGGAAGTCGTCGTTCTCAGCATTCATTTGCTGGTCTGCATCTGCTTGATTGGCTTGGTTTTGTTGCAGCGCTCCGAGGGCGGTGCGCTCGGCATGGGCGGTGGCGGCGGCGGCTCGCTGATGAGCGGCCGAGGCGCTGCTGACGCGCTCGCGAAGATGACCCAGGTCGCGGGCGGCTTCTTTCTCGTCACGTCTCTGACGCTAACATTCCTATCCAGTTCGGGTACGGCCAATGCCGGCCGCTCGGTGTTCGACAACGCGCCGGCCGAGCAATCCGCACCGGCGATTCCGACGCTGCCGCCGGCGTCGACCACGCCCGACCCGACCGAGAGCAGCGCCCCGCAAGCTGCTGAAACACAATTGGCTTCGGCGGTAACGCCAGGTCCGGCGCCCGCTAGCGCGACCCCGCCGGCGACAACGCCGAGCATTGCTGCACGCGCAGCGCCGATCGCGACGCCGCCGGCGACGGCGAATCGTCCGGCCACGACGCAGCCGGCCAGCACCCGTCCGGCCGCGACGCAGCGCACGACACCGCCGACGACTACGGCGGCGAACCAGCCAGCGACGCGTCCGCTGACGATCCCGAATACGTCAGGTGCGGCGCTGACGCTCGACCCCGCGCAAATCGCCCCCGAATCGGGCGAAGCTGCTTCGAATGGTGTGGAAGCGGTCCGGCGCGAGCGGGCTGGCCCGGACCAATAA
- the trpE gene encoding anthranilate synthase component I, giving the protein MALSPDLETFTAAYAKGGGVVWTRRVSDLETPVSALLKLDPGKPGTFLLESVQGGDFRGRYSIIGLKPDLVWRVRDSKAETSRGGFGDSRFRVQRDAPLKSLRKLLDKSALELPAPLPPMAAGLFGYLSYDMVRFMERLPEKADDPIGSPTALLVRPTIIAVFDNVTSEITLVTPARKRAGQNAAQAYKAAEERLQRILRTLDRGLPKQAPLKEPGAPVEPRSNTTPEEYRALVETCKSYARAGDVFQVVPSQRFSAPFKPSAFALYRSLRRLNPSPFLYYLNFADFSVVGSSPEILVRLRGDTVTIRPIAGTRPRGATPAEDHALEEDLLADPKERAEHLMLVDLARNDLGRVAKRGSPAGSNTAAAQAGSAHVRVTESFTIERYSHVMHIVSNVEGEIRDGLTALDALMAGFPHGTVSGAPKVRAMEIINEVEKHKRGIYAGGVGYFGAGGDMDTCIALRTGIVKDGMLHVQAGGGVVLDSDPEAELQETLHKSRALFRAAADAWRYS; this is encoded by the coding sequence ATCGCACTGTCGCCCGATCTTGAAACCTTCACCGCCGCCTATGCAAAAGGCGGCGGTGTCGTGTGGACGCGCCGGGTCAGCGATCTTGAGACGCCGGTTTCCGCGCTGCTGAAGCTCGATCCGGGCAAACCCGGCACGTTCCTCCTGGAGAGTGTCCAAGGCGGGGATTTCCGCGGCCGCTATTCGATCATCGGATTAAAGCCCGATCTCGTCTGGCGCGTGAGGGACAGCAAGGCTGAAACCAGCCGTGGCGGCTTCGGCGACAGCCGTTTCCGCGTCCAGCGCGATGCGCCGCTGAAAAGCCTGCGCAAGCTGCTCGATAAATCTGCGCTGGAACTGCCTGCACCGCTGCCGCCGATGGCCGCTGGTCTGTTCGGCTATTTGAGCTACGACATGGTGCGCTTCATGGAGCGACTGCCCGAGAAGGCGGACGATCCGATCGGCTCGCCCACCGCCCTCCTCGTGCGCCCCACGATCATCGCTGTGTTCGATAACGTGACGAGCGAGATCACTTTGGTGACGCCGGCGCGCAAGCGCGCAGGCCAAAATGCGGCGCAAGCGTACAAGGCCGCCGAAGAGCGCTTGCAGCGCATTTTGCGCACACTTGATCGCGGCTTGCCAAAGCAGGCGCCGTTGAAAGAGCCGGGCGCGCCGGTCGAGCCCCGCTCGAACACCACGCCGGAAGAATACCGCGCGCTGGTCGAGACGTGCAAAAGCTACGCACGCGCCGGCGATGTGTTTCAGGTCGTGCCGAGCCAGCGTTTCTCCGCGCCGTTTAAGCCGAGCGCTTTTGCACTCTATCGCTCGCTGCGCCGGCTGAACCCCTCGCCGTTCCTGTATTATCTCAACTTCGCCGATTTCAGCGTCGTCGGCTCAAGCCCGGAAATCCTGGTGCGCCTGCGCGGCGACACGGTGACGATCCGTCCGATCGCCGGCACGCGCCCGCGTGGTGCAACGCCGGCAGAAGATCACGCGCTTGAAGAAGATTTGCTGGCCGATCCCAAAGAGCGCGCCGAGCATCTGATGCTGGTCGATCTGGCGCGCAACGATCTGGGCCGCGTCGCCAAGCGCGGCTCGCCGGCAGGCTCGAACACGGCTGCGGCGCAAGCCGGCTCGGCGCACGTGCGCGTGACCGAGAGCTTCACCATCGAGCGCTACAGCCACGTGATGCACATCGTCTCCAACGTCGAAGGCGAGATCCGCGACGGCCTCACCGCCCTCGACGCGCTGATGGCGGGCTTCCCGCACGGCACGGTCTCTGGCGCGCCGAAGGTGCGCGCGATGGAGATCATCAACGAGGTCGAAAAGCACAAGCGCGGCATCTATGCCGGCGGCGTCGGCTATTTCGGCGCGGGCGGCGACATGGACACCTGTATCGCGCTCCGCACGGGCATTGTGAAGGACGGCATGCTCCACGTGCAGGCTGGCGGCGGCGTGGTGCTCGACAGCGATCCGGAAGCCGAATTGCAGGAGACGCTGCATAAATCGCGCGCCCTATTTCGGGCCGCGGCCGACGCGTGGCGCTATTCCTGA
- the tpiA gene encoding triose-phosphate isomerase, which translates to MGVRKPLIAGNWKMYGRRAALSEIAALHAQVGHVSGAIDALICPPFPYIAAAAETARGGSVLVGAEDCSPVAEDSARTGEVSAAMLADVGARYVIVGHSERRSNHGESNDLVRRKAEAALAAGLTPIVCVGETQAEREAGRVAEIVGGQVRDSVPAGGAFVVAYEPVWAIGGNSTPTIPEIADVHRLIRETLQTKFGDKANRTRILYGGSVGPKNAAEIFSAGGVDGALVGRASLKASDFAAIILAHPAAV; encoded by the coding sequence ATGGGCGTGCGTAAGCCGTTGATCGCCGGAAACTGGAAAATGTATGGCCGGCGCGCCGCCTTAAGCGAAATTGCCGCCCTGCACGCGCAGGTTGGCCACGTTTCGGGGGCGATCGACGCCCTGATCTGTCCGCCGTTCCCTTACATTGCCGCGGCGGCCGAGACGGCGCGTGGCGGCTCGGTTCTGGTTGGGGCCGAGGATTGCAGCCCGGTGGCGGAAGATTCTGCCCGTACCGGCGAGGTTTCGGCCGCCATGCTGGCCGATGTGGGCGCCCGCTACGTGATCGTCGGCCATTCCGAGCGCCGCTCGAACCACGGCGAGAGCAACGACCTTGTGCGGCGCAAGGCCGAAGCGGCGTTGGCCGCGGGCCTGACGCCCATCGTTTGCGTCGGCGAAACCCAGGCTGAGCGCGAAGCGGGCAGGGTGGCCGAGATTGTCGGCGGCCAAGTTCGCGACAGCGTGCCGGCCGGCGGCGCGTTCGTGGTGGCGTATGAGCCGGTCTGGGCGATCGGCGGCAACAGCACGCCGACAATCCCCGAGATCGCCGACGTCCATCGCCTGATCCGCGAAACCCTCCAGACCAAATTCGGCGACAAGGCGAACCGCACCCGCATTCTTTACGGCGGCTCGGTCGGTCCGAAGAACGCGGCAGAGATCTTCTCCGCTGGGGGCGTGGACGGCGCCCTGGTGGGCCGCGCCAGCCTCAAAGCCTCTGACTTTGCTGCGATTATTCTTGCGCACCCGGCTGCTGTGTAG